In Candidatus Methylomirabilis limnetica, the following are encoded in one genomic region:
- a CDS encoding ribonucleotide reductase N-terminal alpha domain-containing protein has translation MFGKASESTFHGIEQGAEMTQAAGSRPAKTGQWSESALRVLKERYLMKDETGVRETPEEMCWRVAVAIAKAEEQWGRSETEARQVAESFYDVMVEGKFLPNSPTMMNAGKENGMQYSACFVLPVEDSMEGIFEAVKRAAIIHQSGGGTGFAFSRLRPKDTLVKSTGGKASGPISFLRVFNAATEAVKQGGARRGANMGILKVDHPDILEFIDCKLDGGITNFNISVAATETFMDALAKDEAYELVDPHTKSVTGHLQAREVFQRIVQAAWRTGDPGMVFIDRINTSSANPVQQDELIEATNPCVPGDTWIMTDVGPRQVLDLLGKPFRAIVDGAGHASGLDGFFKTGTRPLVCLRTVEGYSLRLTADHQVRRVTRLTRYVSEAEWTEAGQLRPGDRVLLHDHRELTGWAGAYTEGEGYLVGLLVGDGTLKNDKAVLSVWCPEVVAVANGPSEIGESGASAVMQAAWNYAQALPHRSDFKGWLPVSGRTEFRLSLAYLRNLAGELGMAPGRKDITPTLEQASSAFYRGFLRGLFDADGSVQGSQEKGVSVRLSQSDRERLLATQRMLLRLGIVSTLYEGRRPSQVRMLPDQRGGLRGYATAEQHELVISGDNLLRFAERVGFSDSNKALRLRTLCSAYRRMVNRERFTVRVVSVTDAGMEDVYDAQVPGVHAFDANGLYAHNCGEQPLGPNDACNLGSVNLARFYLPSIPVDARVTERIDWAGLEQVVRTAVRFLDDVIDVNPYPLQDIIEEVRSNRRIGLGVMGWADLLLELGLPYDSAEAVTLGDEIMGFIQQIGHDASEKLAEARGPFPRWSRSIYKGKKPLRNSTVTTIAPTGTISIIVGCSSGIEPIFAVAFSHIVGDRHLTFVNPIFEDVAKRRGFYSEELMRRVAEQGTVRGLEGVPEDVQRVFVTAHEIDPAWHVKMQSAFQKQTDNGVSKTINLSHSATPDEIAKAYMMAYELGCLGITVFRDGCKGTQVLHLGTGAKPALSDAEGPALGDIEVVAQREAPQAIPIVMKMGREAALKVKPRPRTVKGVTYRAETPLGTAFVTVNQNGEGEPFEVFASVGKAGSDTSAVSEAIGRLISMILRLPSPMSPRERVEQIVSQLSGIGGGRPMGFGKGRVRSLPDAIAQVLSEHIGLTEPGVQEMRAALGKATQKVGDMCPDCGSATLVYEEGCQKCYSCGFSEC, from the coding sequence ATGTTTGGCAAGGCGAGCGAGTCAACGTTCCACGGGATTGAACAGGGGGCAGAGATGACCCAGGCGGCTGGATCGCGACCGGCGAAGACCGGACAGTGGAGTGAGTCGGCCCTCCGCGTTCTCAAAGAGCGTTACCTGATGAAGGATGAGACCGGTGTCAGAGAGACGCCCGAGGAGATGTGTTGGCGGGTGGCGGTGGCCATCGCCAAGGCCGAAGAACAGTGGGGCAGAAGTGAGACGGAAGCTCGCCAAGTCGCGGAATCGTTTTACGATGTGATGGTTGAAGGGAAGTTCCTTCCTAACTCTCCCACGATGATGAATGCCGGCAAAGAGAACGGGATGCAGTATTCGGCCTGTTTTGTGCTTCCCGTTGAAGACTCCATGGAAGGGATCTTCGAGGCGGTCAAAAGAGCGGCGATTATCCACCAGTCGGGTGGCGGGACCGGCTTTGCCTTCTCGCGCCTCAGGCCGAAGGATACGCTGGTGAAGTCAACCGGCGGTAAGGCGAGCGGTCCCATCAGCTTCCTTCGGGTCTTTAATGCCGCCACCGAGGCAGTCAAGCAGGGTGGGGCCAGGCGTGGCGCCAACATGGGTATTCTCAAGGTGGATCACCCTGACATCCTGGAGTTCATCGACTGTAAGCTGGACGGCGGGATCACTAACTTCAATATCTCCGTGGCGGCCACCGAAACGTTCATGGATGCCCTGGCGAAGGACGAGGCCTACGAGTTGGTCGATCCTCACACCAAGTCCGTCACTGGCCACCTTCAGGCTCGCGAGGTCTTTCAACGGATCGTCCAGGCGGCCTGGCGGACCGGAGATCCAGGGATGGTCTTCATCGATCGCATTAACACAAGTTCGGCCAATCCGGTCCAGCAGGATGAGCTGATCGAGGCCACGAACCCATGTGTGCCAGGGGATACGTGGATTATGACCGACGTCGGTCCACGCCAGGTCCTGGATCTGCTTGGCAAGCCGTTCCGCGCTATCGTGGATGGAGCCGGACATGCGAGCGGACTGGATGGTTTTTTCAAAACTGGTACACGTCCCTTGGTATGCCTTCGGACGGTTGAGGGCTATTCGTTGCGCCTTACGGCAGACCATCAGGTCCGGAGGGTTACTAGGCTGACCCGCTATGTGTCTGAGGCGGAATGGACCGAAGCTGGGCAACTCCGCCCTGGTGATCGAGTACTCCTCCATGATCACCGGGAGCTGACGGGATGGGCGGGGGCTTATACGGAAGGCGAGGGGTATCTCGTTGGTCTGTTAGTTGGGGACGGTACTCTGAAGAACGACAAGGCGGTTCTCTCGGTGTGGTGTCCAGAAGTCGTCGCCGTCGCAAATGGACCGTCCGAGATTGGTGAGTCAGGAGCCTCGGCCGTGATGCAGGCTGCATGGAATTATGCCCAAGCCCTTCCTCATCGGTCGGATTTCAAGGGGTGGCTGCCAGTTTCGGGTCGAACCGAGTTCCGCCTGTCGCTGGCCTATCTGAGGAATCTAGCGGGAGAACTGGGAATGGCGCCTGGCCGGAAGGATATTACCCCTACACTGGAGCAAGCCTCTTCTGCATTCTATCGGGGATTCCTTCGAGGTCTGTTTGATGCCGATGGGTCCGTCCAGGGATCGCAGGAAAAGGGAGTCAGCGTCCGCTTGTCCCAAAGTGACCGAGAACGGTTGCTGGCCACCCAGCGCATGTTGTTGCGCCTGGGCATCGTTTCCACGCTGTATGAGGGCCGCCGTCCGTCACAGGTTCGCATGCTCCCCGACCAGCGAGGAGGCCTGCGAGGGTACGCCACGGCCGAACAGCACGAGCTTGTCATCTCCGGGGATAACCTCCTGCGCTTTGCCGAGCGCGTTGGCTTCTCCGACAGTAACAAGGCCCTCAGGCTACGAACGTTGTGCTCAGCTTACCGGCGCATGGTAAACCGAGAGCGATTTACGGTCCGAGTGGTTTCTGTTACCGACGCGGGAATGGAAGATGTCTACGACGCGCAGGTCCCTGGGGTTCACGCCTTCGATGCCAACGGCCTCTACGCCCATAATTGCGGCGAGCAGCCGCTTGGTCCCAATGACGCGTGCAATCTGGGCTCGGTCAATCTAGCCAGATTTTACCTCCCCTCGATTCCGGTGGATGCCAGGGTGACGGAGCGAATCGATTGGGCTGGACTAGAGCAGGTGGTACGGACGGCAGTCCGCTTCCTGGACGACGTGATCGACGTGAATCCCTATCCGCTCCAGGATATTATCGAGGAGGTCCGAAGCAACCGGCGTATCGGCCTCGGCGTCATGGGCTGGGCCGACCTGCTGCTTGAGCTTGGCCTTCCATACGACAGCGCCGAGGCGGTCACGCTGGGTGATGAGATCATGGGCTTCATTCAGCAAATTGGCCATGATGCCTCTGAGAAGCTGGCAGAGGCGAGAGGGCCGTTTCCTCGCTGGTCACGGAGCATTTACAAGGGCAAGAAACCCCTTCGTAACTCCACCGTCACAACCATTGCGCCTACCGGAACGATCAGCATCATCGTCGGTTGCTCTTCCGGGATCGAACCGATCTTCGCTGTCGCGTTCAGCCACATTGTAGGAGACCGGCACCTGACCTTCGTGAACCCGATCTTCGAGGATGTTGCGAAGCGACGGGGCTTCTACAGCGAAGAGCTGATGCGGCGGGTGGCCGAACAGGGGACCGTTCGCGGTCTTGAAGGCGTACCGGAGGACGTTCAGCGAGTCTTCGTGACGGCCCACGAGATCGATCCCGCCTGGCACGTCAAGATGCAATCAGCCTTTCAGAAGCAGACCGATAATGGCGTCTCCAAGACGATCAACCTGTCCCACTCAGCGACGCCGGATGAGATCGCCAAGGCCTATATGATGGCGTATGAGCTTGGATGTCTCGGGATTACGGTCTTCCGCGATGGCTGTAAGGGCACCCAGGTCTTGCATCTCGGCACCGGCGCCAAGCCTGCCCTGAGCGATGCTGAAGGGCCTGCCTTGGGCGATATTGAAGTAGTGGCACAGCGGGAGGCGCCGCAAGCGATCCCAATCGTTATGAAGATGGGCCGAGAGGCAGCGCTCAAGGTCAAGCCGAGACCGCGGACCGTGAAGGGCGTCACGTACAGGGCGGAGACGCCGCTCGGAACCGCCTTCGTCACCGTCAACCAGAACGGCGAAGGTGAGCCGTTTGAGGTCTTCGCCAGCGTCGGGAAGGCCGGGAGCGATACCTCTGCGGTGTCCGAGGCAATCGGCCGACTTATCTCTATGATCCTCAGGCTGCCGTCACCGATGTCTCCCAGGGAGCGGGTCGAGCAGATCGTGAGCCAACTCTCCGGCATCGGCGGCGGTCGGCCGATGGGCTTCGGTAAGGGTCGGGTTCGGTCGTTACCGGATGCCATCGCCCAGGTCCTGTCCGAGCATATCGGTCTGACCGAGCCCGGTGTTCAAGAGATGCGGGCGGCTCTTGGCAAGGCGACCCAGAAAGTAGGCGACATGTGCCCTGACTGTGGCTCGGCAACCCTCGTCTACGAAGAAGGTTGCCAGAAGTGCTACTCTTGCGGGTTTAGCGAGTGCTAG
- the dcd gene encoding dCTP deaminase, which produces MSIKSDKWIKRIAVEQQMIVPFEAEQVRSGVISYGLSSYGYDIRVANEFKIFTNVNTTIVDPKNFDERSFVDFKGDVCIVPPNSFALAKTVEHFRIPRNVLTICLGKSTYARCGVIVNVTPFEPEWEGFATLEISNTTPLPAKIYANEGIAQVIFFESDETCLVSYADKKGKYQAQQDITLPKI; this is translated from the coding sequence ATGTCGATCAAATCAGATAAGTGGATCAAGCGGATAGCGGTTGAACAGCAAATGATTGTTCCATTCGAGGCTGAGCAGGTCCGAAGCGGGGTAATCTCCTATGGTCTCTCGTCGTATGGGTACGATATCCGAGTGGCGAACGAGTTTAAAATCTTTACTAATGTCAACACGACCATCGTAGACCCAAAGAACTTCGACGAGCGGTCGTTTGTCGATTTCAAGGGCGATGTCTGCATCGTCCCGCCTAACTCCTTTGCCCTCGCCAAAACCGTCGAGCATTTCAGGATTCCTCGGAATGTACTGACAATTTGTTTGGGGAAATCGACGTATGCGCGTTGTGGTGTCATCGTGAATGTCACCCCGTTCGAGCCGGAGTGGGAGGGGTTTGCGACCCTCGAAATCAGCAATACCACACCGTTACCCGCCAAGATCTATGCCAACGAAGGGATCGCCCAAGTGATCTTTTTCGAGAGCGATGAGACGTGCCTCGTGTCGTATGCGGACAAGAAAGGGAAATACCAGGCCCAGCAAGACATCACGCTGCCTAAAATCTAG
- a CDS encoding winged helix-turn-helix domain-containing protein translates to MLIRLFSSETRVSLLTFLFTRLDKRFYVRELARHLGRDISGVKRELDNLERAGLLASEKVGNLRYYRVNKASPIYTDIKGIVAKTTGIHASLREGLRKIKGIQTAMVYGVEQHEAEEGLGPIRLMVIGRVDLNDLNDTIRGLESRLNREINYLVFDEAEYQRRKTEDDPFLVEVLKGRRVILIGTDDGL, encoded by the coding sequence TTGTTGATCCGGTTATTTTCATCAGAAACACGGGTGAGTCTTCTCACATTTCTTTTCACTAGGTTGGATAAGCGCTTTTATGTCAGAGAGCTGGCGCGACACCTTGGACGGGATATCTCCGGGGTCAAGCGGGAGCTGGACAATCTAGAGAGGGCTGGTTTGTTGGCTAGCGAAAAGGTCGGGAATCTTCGGTACTACCGGGTAAATAAGGCGTCGCCCATTTACACCGATATCAAGGGGATCGTCGCCAAGACCACCGGCATTCATGCGAGCCTCCGAGAAGGACTCCGAAAAATTAAAGGGATCCAGACGGCTATGGTTTATGGGGTAGAGCAGCACGAGGCCGAAGAGGGCCTTGGCCCCATTCGGCTGATGGTTATTGGACGGGTTGATTTGAACGATCTTAACGATACCATCAGGGGGCTGGAGAGCCGGTTAAATCGCGAGATTAACTACCTGGTGTTCGATGAGGCAGAATATCAGCGGAGAAAGACGGAGGATGACCCGTTCCTCGTTGAAGTCCTCAAGGGCCGAAGGGTGATCCTGATCGGAACGGACGATGGCTTATGA
- a CDS encoding HEPN domain-containing protein, whose translation MAYEELRERGLVEEIRPDFRQVLTLLTRAMKDLSTAKANVSIDKEWAYTIAYQGMLGAAKALVAAEGWRPRGRDQARTVIVLVGELLGEEGRPLVNVFDRMRRKRQDFMEEPQTPIPRYEVEGALKDAQSLIERLVDLAREKNPQLAFL comes from the coding sequence ATGGCTTATGAGGAGCTTCGGGAGCGCGGCTTGGTTGAGGAGATCAGACCTGACTTCCGGCAGGTCTTGACATTGCTGACAAGGGCTATGAAAGATCTGTCGACGGCCAAGGCCAACGTGAGCATCGACAAGGAATGGGCATATACCATCGCCTACCAGGGAATGCTGGGGGCCGCTAAGGCGTTGGTGGCCGCTGAAGGGTGGCGACCAAGGGGTCGTGACCAGGCCAGAACGGTTATCGTGTTAGTGGGGGAGCTGCTGGGTGAAGAGGGGCGACCTCTGGTCAATGTTTTCGACCGGATGCGTCGCAAACGGCAGGACTTTATGGAGGAACCCCAGACCCCGATCCCACGGTATGAGGTCGAGGGGGCGCTGAAAGATGCACAGTCCCTCATTGAAAGGCTTGTGGATCTCGCCCGTGAGAAAAATCCGCAGTTAGCGTTCCTGTAG
- the lptC gene encoding LPS export ABC transporter periplasmic protein LptC has product MRVIRHVWLAGIVAVAMAATCAFGLGSGASLAFGEGQPGSTADVKITRFHLVETKAGKTLWEVWGDRGEVFQKQDVAKVMKISNPVTIVIYSEEGKLTVRADSATLNTRTKDIHMEHNVTAISEQGNSLQTQSLDWLAKARRLSTRSPVTLIRGGLTSSGVGLEADADLERARFLSRVRSHMIPGGAELATKAPSSSRSGGTR; this is encoded by the coding sequence ATGCGAGTAATCAGGCATGTATGGTTAGCGGGGATAGTTGCGGTAGCGATGGCCGCAACTTGTGCGTTTGGGCTGGGCAGCGGTGCGTCCCTGGCATTTGGGGAGGGACAACCCGGTTCGACGGCAGACGTCAAGATCACCAGGTTCCATTTAGTGGAAACGAAGGCCGGCAAGACGCTCTGGGAGGTTTGGGGCGACCGCGGTGAGGTCTTTCAGAAGCAAGACGTTGCGAAGGTGATGAAGATCTCCAATCCGGTAACTATCGTGATCTATTCTGAGGAAGGCAAACTAACGGTCCGAGCGGATAGCGCCACGCTGAACACCCGGACGAAAGATATCCATATGGAGCATAACGTTACGGCGATCTCGGAGCAGGGCAATAGCCTGCAAACCCAGTCCTTGGACTGGTTGGCCAAGGCTCGTCGGTTGTCCACTCGGTCGCCTGTTACGTTGATAAGGGGCGGGCTGACGAGTAGTGGAGTGGGACTGGAGGCAGATGCCGATCTTGAACGTGCGAGATTCTTGAGTCGTGTGAGGTCGCATATGATTCCCGGGGGTGCCGAGCTGGCGACTAAGGCCCCTTCTAGCTCGCGAAGCGGAGGAACTCGATGA
- the lptA gene encoding lipopolysaccharide transport periplasmic protein LptA — protein sequence MNRRSWVATVIVIVNLVLPVGSGRAQERQKGKSPITITSDRLEVNRKLHSAIYTGNVMADDKDKDLVVLSDKMEFLFDEKMERIEKGVATGNVRITNGAKKATGDQLELFRDEDMAVLTGDPRVWQDNDLITGTKITIFLKEDRAIAEGGPSKRVTAILYPKSEGAEQPKSAEPAKADKPTAPKGGS from the coding sequence ATGAATCGCCGCAGTTGGGTTGCCACAGTCATTGTGATAGTGAATCTCGTCTTGCCGGTTGGTTCCGGGCGTGCCCAGGAACGGCAGAAAGGAAAGAGCCCAATTACGATTACCTCTGACCGCTTGGAGGTGAATCGGAAGCTCCATTCTGCGATCTACACAGGGAACGTGATGGCTGATGACAAGGATAAGGATCTGGTCGTCCTCTCTGACAAGATGGAGTTCCTCTTCGATGAGAAGATGGAACGAATCGAAAAGGGGGTAGCTACCGGCAATGTCAGGATCACCAACGGGGCGAAAAAGGCTACTGGCGACCAGCTCGAGTTATTTCGCGATGAAGACATGGCAGTCCTTACGGGAGATCCCAGGGTCTGGCAAGATAACGACCTGATCACCGGAACGAAGATTACCATTTTCTTGAAGGAGGATAGGGCAATCGCTGAAGGTGGTCCCTCAAAACGCGTGACGGCGATTCTCTACCCCAAGTCTGAGGGGGCGGAGCAGCCGAAGTCGGCGGAGCCTGCCAAGGCTGACAAACCGACAGCGCCGAAGGGGGGTTCCTGA
- the lptB gene encoding LPS export ABC transporter ATP-binding protein, with protein MERTLRADNLVKAFKGRTVVDGISIGLEAGEVVGLLGPNGAGKTTTFYMVLGLLKPDRGRVMLNGEDVTDLPVYKRARKGLGFLPQEPSIFRKLTVEQNVMAILEILDLSEEERRQRLDSLLQELDLTHLAKSKAYTLSGGERRRAEITRSLVTSPDFILLDEPFAGIDPIAIADIQAIIARLKVKGVGVLITDHNVRETLKIVDRAYLIHEGKVLVSGTANELASDERAREIYLGERFSL; from the coding sequence ATGGAGCGGACCCTTCGGGCAGACAACCTCGTCAAGGCGTTCAAGGGTCGAACGGTCGTGGATGGTATCAGTATCGGTCTCGAAGCCGGGGAGGTTGTGGGCCTGCTTGGGCCCAATGGCGCCGGGAAGACGACGACCTTCTACATGGTCCTTGGATTGCTGAAGCCGGATCGTGGCCGGGTCATGTTGAATGGGGAAGATGTCACTGATCTTCCCGTGTACAAACGGGCCCGCAAGGGCTTAGGGTTTCTCCCGCAGGAGCCCTCGATCTTTCGCAAACTGACAGTGGAACAGAACGTGATGGCTATCCTCGAGATCCTGGACCTGTCAGAAGAAGAGCGACGGCAACGGCTCGACAGCCTCCTTCAGGAGTTGGATCTCACCCACCTTGCCAAAAGTAAGGCCTACACGCTATCAGGCGGCGAACGTCGTCGAGCGGAGATCACCCGATCCCTGGTAACTTCCCCAGATTTCATACTGCTGGATGAGCCGTTTGCGGGAATTGACCCTATTGCGATAGCCGATATCCAGGCCATCATTGCCAGGCTCAAAGTGAAGGGAGTTGGGGTCTTGATCACCGATCACAATGTGCGTGAGACATTGAAGATCGTAGATCGCGCGTATCTGATCCACGAAGGCAAGGTATTGGTCTCCGGCACCGCCAACGAGCTAGCATCCGACGAGCGGGCCAGGGAGATCTACCTGGGCGAACGGTTTAGTCTGTAA
- the rpoN gene encoding RNA polymerase factor sigma-54 has translation MAFEAKLSLRQMQKMVMTPMLQQAINLLQLSRMEMLQAVRQEVEANPVLEEMIEETEELDDLSALKSVAEEPTAERNGEGQTEEIDWESYLQDGADYRPSIQYESVDRFERESLLTKPGTLQDHLLFQLHLTVIDQDLVRLGGLIIGELDDNGYLRSSIDGLASLAGVSLEAMESALRVIQGFDPAGVGARDLQECLLVQLRMRPEEHAVAEAIVSGHLHDVERHRFGKITAALGVSLREVQGAVALIASLEPKPGKNYSSEEPQYITADVYILKLDGQLVVTLNEDGLPRLRVSRYYREIMSKQAPTSREARGYVEEKMRSALWFIRSIEQRKRTLVKVAESLVKYQRDFFEHGISRLKPLTLREVADDISMHESTVSRVTTSKYVQTPQGLFGLKYFFHCGVPSTVGEAVSSRKVKDMVHRYLTKEDSRKPLSDQKIVEMLARVHGVEIARRTVAKYRGQLKIPSSNQRRYV, from the coding sequence ATGGCGTTTGAAGCGAAGCTCAGTCTGCGACAGATGCAGAAGATGGTCATGACGCCGATGCTCCAGCAGGCGATCAACCTCTTGCAGCTATCGCGGATGGAGATGCTTCAGGCTGTACGGCAGGAGGTGGAGGCGAATCCGGTCCTGGAAGAGATGATAGAGGAAACGGAGGAACTGGACGATCTATCAGCGTTGAAGTCCGTTGCTGAGGAGCCGACGGCCGAGCGCAATGGGGAAGGGCAGACCGAAGAAATCGATTGGGAGAGTTATCTTCAGGACGGCGCAGACTATCGTCCATCTATCCAATACGAGTCGGTGGATCGCTTCGAGCGCGAGAGCTTACTTACCAAGCCGGGTACCCTCCAAGACCATCTGCTCTTTCAGCTTCACCTGACCGTCATTGATCAGGATCTTGTCAGGCTGGGCGGCCTCATCATCGGAGAGTTAGACGACAACGGATACCTTCGCAGCAGCATCGATGGGCTGGCGTCGCTGGCCGGCGTTTCCTTGGAGGCGATGGAATCGGCCCTTCGAGTTATCCAGGGTTTCGATCCTGCCGGGGTGGGCGCGCGCGATCTTCAGGAATGCCTGCTCGTGCAGCTTCGGATGCGACCGGAGGAGCATGCGGTAGCAGAGGCCATTGTCAGCGGCCACCTCCATGACGTGGAGCGCCACCGATTCGGGAAAATTACGGCTGCGCTTGGGGTCTCGCTCCGAGAGGTGCAAGGGGCGGTAGCGCTTATTGCCTCCTTGGAACCCAAACCAGGAAAGAACTACAGCAGTGAGGAGCCTCAATACATTACGGCCGATGTGTATATTCTCAAGCTTGATGGACAATTGGTGGTAACGCTGAATGAAGACGGTCTCCCACGCCTTCGAGTCAGTCGATATTACCGGGAGATCATGTCCAAGCAAGCGCCCACTTCACGCGAGGCTCGGGGTTACGTCGAAGAGAAGATGCGCTCCGCCCTGTGGTTTATCCGGAGCATTGAACAGCGGAAACGGACGCTTGTAAAAGTAGCCGAAAGTCTGGTGAAATATCAGAGGGATTTCTTCGAGCACGGGATCTCCCGCCTCAAGCCCCTGACGCTTCGCGAAGTGGCCGATGACATCTCGATGCATGAGTCCACCGTCAGTCGAGTGACTACGAGTAAGTATGTCCAGACCCCGCAGGGACTGTTCGGGCTGAAATACTTTTTCCACTGTGGTGTTCCATCAACCGTTGGTGAAGCCGTCTCTTCTCGTAAGGTAAAAGACATGGTTCACCGATACTTGACGAAAGAAGACTCGCGCAAGCCGCTGAGCGATCAGAAGATCGTGGAGATGCTGGCGAGAGTGCACGGGGTCGAGATCGCCCGTCGAACCGTGGCCAAGTATCGTGGTCAGCTCAAGATCCCCTCATCCAATCAACGTCGCTACGTGTAA
- the hpf gene encoding ribosome hibernation-promoting factor, HPF/YfiA family — translation MQITITTRNLENTEALKRYAEEKIARLQKFVDQITSVHIVLSVEKHRQIAEVTLHVRDHTIRGEESSADLYSAIDLVADKVERQILRYKEKVVDHSGRGISRLRSREELAATEAESFMEDGPSIVKTKSFAIKPLSPDEAAVHMDLLSHNFFVFRNAQTQEVNVLYRRRDGDYGLIEPTN, via the coding sequence ATGCAGATTACCATTACTACTCGCAATCTCGAGAACACCGAAGCACTCAAACGTTACGCAGAGGAGAAGATCGCTCGCCTGCAGAAGTTCGTGGATCAGATTACCTCAGTCCATATCGTCCTCTCAGTCGAGAAGCATCGACAGATCGCGGAGGTTACGCTCCACGTACGAGACCATACTATCCGTGGAGAAGAATCGAGCGCTGATCTGTATTCCGCCATCGACCTTGTGGCTGACAAGGTTGAACGCCAGATCCTTCGCTACAAGGAGAAGGTTGTGGATCACTCCGGTCGAGGCATAAGCCGGTTGCGGTCCAGGGAAGAGCTGGCGGCTACGGAGGCTGAGTCCTTTATGGAGGATGGTCCCAGCATCGTTAAGACCAAAAGCTTCGCCATCAAACCGCTCTCTCCTGATGAGGCCGCCGTCCATATGGACCTGTTAAGCCACAATTTCTTTGTGTTCCGAAATGCCCAGACGCAGGAGGTCAACGTCCTCTATCGAAGGCGTGATGGGGATTACGGCTTGATCGAACCCACGAATTAA
- the rapZ gene encoding RNase adapter RapZ — MKPTELVIITGMSGAGKSQANKCLEDIGFFCIDNLPTPLIPTFVRLCTQSDHAIERVALVIDVRGGEFVDPLFDILGILRAEGHAVKIVFLDASNEVLVRRFSESRRPHPLAAGKSALAGIVAERQILTRLLDEADLIIETSTLTIHDLKRFLSQAFVVERPTAKISLSLVSFGYKHGLPFDADLVFDTRFLPSPHFIDDLRPLTGLDSQIGEFIMRASAAKPYLERLMDLLDFVTPLCEEEGRAYLTIALGCTGGHHRSVFLAEQLAGHLRECGYLVNVRHRDIERA, encoded by the coding sequence GTGAAGCCGACTGAGCTTGTGATTATCACCGGTATGTCCGGGGCCGGTAAGAGTCAGGCGAACAAGTGCTTGGAAGATATCGGCTTTTTTTGTATCGATAACCTGCCGACACCCTTAATCCCCACCTTCGTTCGGCTCTGCACGCAATCAGACCATGCCATTGAACGGGTTGCCCTTGTTATCGACGTTCGGGGGGGCGAGTTCGTTGATCCGCTGTTCGACATCCTGGGGATACTTCGGGCTGAAGGGCATGCCGTCAAGATCGTATTCCTGGACGCAAGTAATGAGGTGCTTGTGCGGCGCTTTAGCGAGAGCCGACGCCCGCACCCTCTCGCGGCTGGAAAGTCGGCTCTGGCCGGGATCGTGGCGGAGCGACAGATACTGACTCGCCTTCTGGACGAGGCGGATCTCATTATCGAGACGAGTACCCTGACTATTCATGACCTGAAACGGTTCCTCTCTCAGGCATTCGTGGTGGAGCGGCCCACAGCCAAGATCAGCCTCTCCCTGGTCTCTTTTGGCTATAAACATGGACTGCCGTTTGACGCCGATCTGGTCTTTGATACTCGATTCCTACCCAGCCCTCATTTTATCGATGACCTGCGGCCGCTGACCGGCCTTGATTCACAGATCGGCGAGTTTATCATGCGAGCTTCAGCGGCCAAGCCTTACCTTGAGCGTCTGATGGATTTGCTTGACTTTGTGACCCCTCTCTGCGAGGAGGAAGGTCGCGCCTATCTGACTATCGCACTTGGCTGTACCGGTGGCCACCACCGTTCGGTCTTTTTAGCGGAACAGCTTGCCGGCCATTTGCGAGAGTGCGGCTATCTGGTCAACGTCAGACACCGTGACATCGAAAGGGCCTGA